TGAATGGAAAAAACTTCGGGCAGGCCAGCGCCACGGCCTCCGGCCAGGGCCGGATCGCCGGAAGACGCCGTCTGTCCGCCGGACGGCGGAGGCGGGGACGGCAACGGCCTGTCGGGCAGGTCCATCTGATCCATAACCTCCCAAAGCGACAGGGCTTGCGCCTCGGGCAGGGATTCGCGCAGGGCGGCAAGACAGGACGAGCAGGCCGCCATTATGCGCGGTTTGCCAAGGCTTTCCCACGTCTGCCGCAATTTTGCGGCATGTTCGGCAAAAAGGCCGGTTCGCCCGGCCCACCGGGCCGGAATACCGCAACAGGAGAGCATGAGGGCCACACCGGGCTCGGGGCTTGCTGCCATGCGTTCGCGCAGCAGGGCATATACCTGGGCCACCTGCTCCCCGCGCGAAGCCGCAAGCTGGCAGCCAGGAAAAAACAGCCACGACGGATCACGGCCAGAAGGCAGGGAAGTGTCGGGCAAAACAAGGGCGCATTCCGGGCCGGAGGCGCTTTCCATATCCTCCAGGGCAAATTCGTGGGCGGTGGGGGGCATATAGCCTCTCTCCACCATGTCCTCACGCGCGGAGAGGCAAAGCTCGGCCATGGAAAAATTTTCGGGGCACAGCTCTTCACACTGGCCGCACAGTGCGCAGCCGTTGATCAGGGCATTGGCCGTGTGCAGCCCCTTGACGATGGAGGCATTGTTGTGCACCTGCCGTGCGTACACACGCGGATAACCTTTGTATTTTTGCAGATACACGCATTCGCGCACGCAGATCATGCACTGGCACTGCAGGCAGCGGGCAGCTTCGGCCACGGCCTCGTCGGCGGCATACACGGTGGCGGCTGGCTCCACACGCGGTACCGGCGCAATGCCGCGCAGGTCCGTATGCAGGGCGCCCTGCTCCTTGTTGCGCGCGGCGGTAAGGGACACGCCGCTGGTCAGGCGTTCCAGCGTCTGGGCGGCGCGGCGTCCCTGCCCGGCCTGACGCGACGATGAGGCGAAACTGTGCCCTGTGGGCGTCACGCTGCGCCAGCCAGCGCAGCAGATGGCGTCACGCCAGTGCAGGGTTTCCTCATCCAGGGCCGCAGGGGCCGGAGCCAGATCCGGAGCCGCGCCCGCGTCCACAAGCACGCCCGCATATTCCGCAGCCGCCTTGTCCAGCAGGGCCTGATCCAGATCGGCCGCGACAAACTGCACCTTCTGACGCACCAGAAGTTCCATATCTTCGGCCAGAAAATCCTTGGCAAAAGCCCCGTCGCCCTCGTTGCGCAGTTGCGGATAGGCTTCAAGCACTGCCTGACCGGGCGTTCCGGCATGGTACACCGTCACGGGATACGCCTTGCGCGAAAGATCCCATGCAGCCGCGAGGCCAGCCAGACCCGCCCCAATGATGGCTATGCTGAAGCGCTTGGGCGGCAAGGGCAACGGGCGGCCCTGCGGGCCGGCCGTCAGCATGCAGGCAAGCTCAAGGCCGTGCATGGCAACACTGCCGCCAAGGTCGCGCCGCAGACAGACGTTTTCACACGGGGCGTCACAAAGGCGCGCCATGATGCCGGGCAACGGCAGATGGCGCTCCACAAGCTTACGGGCCTCGCCGGGCTTGCCCTCGGCCATACGCGCCATGAAGGTGCGTACGTCCAGATCAAAAGGACAGGCTTCGCGGCAGCGCGGAGGGCTTTCCTGCGTGCAGCGGGCTTCAATCTCGTGCAGACGTTTTTGATCCATCATGGCGTAAACTCACTGAAAACCGACTTGATGTGAAGTAAGGGCAACAATCTTTTTCCCTGTTCATCCCGCGTGGTCCCACAACAAGGACTGACGTATTCCCTGCCCGCAAAAATGCGGGATTTTCGGGGGAGCCCCCGAAAACCCCGCTCAAACGTAAGGACAATGCGCCACAAGAGCCTGTACCCCTGCGCGCCAGACAAACCAGTGATCTTTGCGGGTGAGGGTCCGGAAGGAGGGGGCAGCGGGCATGGCGCTGCCAGCCGCTGCGGCCCTCCTCCCGGTTTTTTCCTTTGTTATAACCTTACCCTACTTGGGCATGGCCTCCAAGACCTTTTCGGGACGCGCGGGCAAATGCCGGACGCGCGCGCCGCAGGCATTGTAGATGCCGTTGATGATGGCCGCATGCGGGGCGGTGAGGGGCATTTCGCCCACGCCGGAAGCGCCGAAGGGGCCGTCCTTGCGGTGGGTCTGCACATACACGATTTCCATATCGTCGGGGATCATCTTGATGCTGGGAACGCCCGATCCGGCTATGGTGCTGTGCTTCTTGAGGTCTTCGTAGTCTTCGGTAAGAGCCAAGCCAACGCCCTGGGCGAGGCCGCCGTAGATCTGACCGTCCACCACAAGCTTGTTGCAGAGGGTGCCGATGTCGGCCACGCAGACGATTTTTTCCACGGTGGCTTTGCCGGTGGCCACTTCAACAGCCACTTCGGACAGGAACAGGCCGTACATGTAGCAGGCGAAAGGCGAACCCTGGCCCTTGCCGTCGCAGTCCTTGGCCGGAGCGCTCCACTTGCCGTCATAGTGCAGCGGGCGGCCTTCGGCCTTCATTTCTTCAGGAGTAAAGAAGCCGCCGCCGGGCTTGCGCATGCCTTCAACAAGCATTTCGCAGGCCACGCGGATGGCGTTGCCCGTGACCACCTGTGAACGCGAGCCGCCCGCAGGACCGGAGTTGGGGGTCTTGCTGGTGTCGTTCATGACCAGGTGAATCTTTTCGGGGGCGATCTTCAGGGGACGCAGGGCCTCATG
This DNA window, taken from Desulfovibrio sp. 86, encodes the following:
- a CDS encoding pyridine nucleotide-disulfide oxidoreductase/dicluster-binding protein gives rise to the protein MMDQKRLHEIEARCTQESPPRCREACPFDLDVRTFMARMAEGKPGEARKLVERHLPLPGIMARLCDAPCENVCLRRDLGGSVAMHGLELACMLTAGPQGRPLPLPPKRFSIAIIGAGLAGLAAAWDLSRKAYPVTVYHAGTPGQAVLEAYPQLRNEGDGAFAKDFLAEDMELLVRQKVQFVAADLDQALLDKAAAEYAGVLVDAGAAPDLAPAPAALDEETLHWRDAICCAGWRSVTPTGHSFASSSRQAGQGRRAAQTLERLTSGVSLTAARNKEQGALHTDLRGIAPVPRVEPAATVYAADEAVAEAARCLQCQCMICVRECVYLQKYKGYPRVYARQVHNNASIVKGLHTANALINGCALCGQCEELCPENFSMAELCLSAREDMVERGYMPPTAHEFALEDMESASGPECALVLPDTSLPSGRDPSWLFFPGCQLAASRGEQVAQVYALLRERMAASPEPGVALMLSCCGIPARWAGRTGLFAEHAAKLRQTWESLGKPRIMAACSSCLAALRESLPEAQALSLWEVMDQMDLPDRPLPSPPPPSGGQTASSGDPALAGGRGAGLPEVFSIQDPCTARHDGAWLAAVRSLAQRAGARIEEPRLTGASTACCGYGGLVWCAQPELADAMAVHRSGELPHAGLASCIMCRDRMAASGKECWHLLDLLFPGRATPEAGKEKGPGLSARRANRAALRRRLMRDWLGQDAPEPGKGRVLISAEMLIRLEERHILLEDIEAAVAGAEASGHCFKNLDNGHILGSWRPRQVTFWVEYEPEGESFLLHDAWCHRMVVPGSGGHEAVDVINSHQCCTDGQRGGQGGQS